In the Limanda limanda chromosome 10, fLimLim1.1, whole genome shotgun sequence genome, one interval contains:
- the LOC133011787 gene encoding GDNF family receptor alpha-4-like yields MILLGTVLLLFFSDALSSSSPIFSYPSTHTNCVEAHRVCSADLRCEALYRGLELCAADAAISPLGEQAAAECLERRDVLLANHPALLACKCHRGFRKEEQCLRIYWRVRLLPGEDELELSPYDDTLKDTRMASLVAASSFMQLDGENQCLKAAQDCGLYEKCGSLRSEYVLACTKRVPGSNRCNQHKCHRALRRFLERVPEEYSLGVLFCPCTNTLCGERRRKTIVPSCSYQEMEGLQLNCLHQQSFCRRDDLCRSRLADFLNNCQPSPLTASGCLKDSAGLCLRAYAGLIGTIMTPNYISNSSADVSLWCNCEGSGNQWQDCLRLQHMFTQNTCLRNSISWMGSPGSMPADITPPPPPRPSPFDQEDELLSNNHLPEHNNVVVESEEEEDLTQIEEEGDEGDQFDIIPLYSERATVSNLGSSGTGVAASLNTGPAKPILLLLLLLSASFSWG; encoded by the exons ATGCCTTGTCATCCTCATCACCAATTTTCTCCTACCCCTCCACCCACACTAACTGTGTTGAAGCTCATCGGGTGTGCTCTGCTGATCTGCGGTGTGAGGCATTGTACAGGGGCTTGGAGCTGTGTGCGGCTGACGCAGCAATTTCCCCACTAGGGGAGCAGGCCGCAGCTGAGTGCCTGGAGAGACGGGATGTTCTGCTGGCCAATCACCCCGCTCTGTTGGCCTGCAAGTGCCACCGTGGTTTTCGCAAAGAGGAGCAGTGTCTGCGCATATACTGGAGGGTTCGTCTGCTGCCAG GGGAGGATGAGCTGGAACTATCTCCCTACGATGACACACTAAAGGACACTCGCATGGCCTCCTTAGTGGCAG CCTCATCTTTCATGCAACTGGATGGTGAGAACCAGTGCCTGAAGGCGGCACAGGACTGTGGTTTGTACGAGAAATGTGGCTCCCTGCGATCAGAGTATGTCCTGGCCTGCACCAAGCGAGTACCTGGGTCCAACCGGTGCAACCAGCACAAGTGCCACCGGGCCCTCCGGCGCTTCCTGGAGAGGGTGCCTGAGGAGTACAGCCTGGGTGTCCTTTTCTGCCCCTGCACTAACACCCTGTgtggggagaggagaaggaaaaccaTTGTACCCTCCTGCTCCTACCAGGAGATGGAGGGACTGCAACTTAACTGCCTCCATCAGCAGAGTTTCTGTCGCCGGGATGACCTCTGCAG GTCCAGACTGGCTGATTTCCTTAATAACTGCCAGCCATCTCCTCTGACAGCCAGCGGCTGTCTAAAAGACTCAGCAGGCCTCTGCCTCCGAGCATATGCTGGACTCATCG GTACCATCATGACACCCAACTACATCAGTAACAGCTCTGCTGACGTGTCACTGTGGTGCAACTGTGAAGGCAGTGGTAACCAGTGGCAGGACTGTCTGAGACTGCAGCATATGTTCACCCAAAACACCTGCCTAC gtaaTTCTATCAGTTGGATGGGGAGCCCTGGCTCCATGCCGGCAGAcatcaccccccctcctcctcccaggccCTCCCCATTTGATCAGGAGGACGAGCTGCTGAGCAACAACCACCTGCCTGAACACAACAACGTC GTGGTGGAGagcgaggaagaagaggatctGACACAGATagaggaggaaggtgatgaAGGCGACCAGTTCGACATCATCCCGCTGTACTCAGAAAGGGCCACTGTCTCAAACCTGGGCTCCTCTGGGACTGGGGTGGCTGCATCACTCAACACCGGCCCTGCTAAACCCATACTactgctccttctgctcctttCTGCCTCGTTCAGCTGGGGGTAA